The following are from one region of the Capsicum annuum cultivar UCD-10X-F1 chromosome 1, UCD10Xv1.1, whole genome shotgun sequence genome:
- the LOC107847965 gene encoding uncharacterized mitochondrial protein AtMg00810-like: MLITGDTLRLIEDTKDRLQQTFKMKDLVELKFFLGIEFTRSKEGILMNQRKYTLEFVSELGPSAAKPTVIPIDTNSKLTTKEYDDHIYKNEQGPTDPPANVHAYQRLTGKLLYLTMTRPDIAYSVQNLSQFLQQPKKSHMDIVIRLVKHIKKKPGQGVLMSSQENAEVSAYCDADWVSCPFSRRSVTGYLLKLGESIISWKSKKQKTISRSSAEALQQLSLNLSGYWDY, encoded by the coding sequence ATGTTAATCACAGGAGACACTCTAAGATTGATTGAAGACACCAAAGATAGACTTCAGCAAACGTTCAAGATGAAAGATCTAGTTGAACTCAAATTTTTCTTAGGTATTGAATTTACAAGATCAAAAGAAGGTATTCTGATGAACCAGAGAAAATATACATTAGAGTTTGTATCTGAATTGGGACCTAGTGCTGCTAAACCAACTGTTATACCTATAGACACAAACTCCAAGCTGACTACTAAGGAGTATGATGATCATATCTATAAAAATGAGCAAGGACCCACTGATCCACCAGCTAATGTGCATGCTTATCAGAGACTCACAGGAAAACTGTTATATCTCACTATGACCAGACCTGATATTGCTTATAGTGTCCAGAATCTCAGTCAGTTTCTACAACAACCAAAAAAATCTCACATGGATATTGTTATCAGACTAGTCAAACACATTAAGAAGAAACCTGGACAAGGAGTATTAATGTCCAGTCAAGAAAATGCAGAAGTCTCTGCATACTGTGATGCGGATTGGGTATCATGTCCATTCTCAAGAAGATCTGTCACTGGCTATTTGTTAAAGTTaggagaatctattatttcctgGAAATCTAAGAAGCAGAAAACAATTTCCAGGAGTTCAGCTGAAGCATTGCAACAATTGTCGTTGAACTTGTCTGGTTACTGGGACTATTAA